A genomic window from Bacillus mesophilus includes:
- a CDS encoding ABC transporter permease, with protein MWTLIQQIFPYAIIFVMPLLITALGGLFSERSGIVNIGLEGLMIMGAFTCALSINLLYPILPNKDLVLWLGLLIAAFSGLIFSLLHAFASINLSANQIISGTAINMIAGALTVFLARNITGSGNIRIVSGFSPMDIPFLSDIPVIGPLLFTKTYPTTWFILAILAVSAFILYKTPFGLRLRSCGEYPQAAEAAGINVRSVRYSGVMISGAFSGIGGALIILTYAGEFTGTVSGLGFLALAALIFGQWRPLGILGATFFFGIAMTIANVSQVVPALTVIPPLVLKLFPYVVTLIALVIFSKSSQAPKAAGEPYDPGKR; from the coding sequence ATGTGGACTTTAATACAACAAATTTTCCCGTACGCAATTATCTTTGTTATGCCCCTTCTCATTACTGCATTAGGTGGATTATTCAGTGAGAGAAGTGGAATCGTCAACATTGGGTTAGAGGGATTAATGATCATGGGTGCTTTCACATGCGCCTTATCGATTAACTTACTGTATCCAATTCTTCCAAATAAAGATTTAGTATTATGGTTGGGTCTGTTGATTGCTGCATTTAGTGGATTAATTTTCTCTCTACTTCATGCATTTGCAAGCATTAACCTTAGTGCAAATCAAATTATTAGTGGTACTGCGATTAATATGATTGCTGGTGCGTTAACGGTTTTCTTAGCTAGAAATATTACAGGATCCGGAAATATTAGAATTGTTAGTGGTTTTTCACCAATGGACATTCCTTTTCTATCTGATATTCCTGTAATTGGCCCTTTATTATTTACCAAAACCTATCCTACTACATGGTTTATCCTAGCTATTCTAGCTGTGAGTGCGTTTATTCTCTATAAGACTCCATTTGGATTAAGACTAAGATCATGTGGAGAATATCCACAAGCTGCAGAAGCTGCAGGGATTAATGTAAGAAGTGTTCGTTACAGCGGTGTTATGATTTCAGGAGCGTTTTCTGGAATAGGGGGAGCACTGATTATTTTAACTTATGCCGGAGAATTTACTGGTACTGTTTCAGGATTAGGATTTTTAGCATTAGCTGCGTTGATTTTTGGACAGTGGAGACCATTAGGAATATTAGGTGCAACGTTCTTCTTTGGAATTGCAATGACAATTGCTAATGTGTCGCAGGTAGTTCCTGCACTAACAGTGATACCTCCACTCGTTTTAAAGCTTTTCCCATATGTAGTGACACTGATCGCTCTAGTTATTTTTTCAAAGTCATCACAAGCTCCAAAGGCTGCTGGTGAACCTTATGATCCAGGTAAAAGATAA
- the yfmF gene encoding EF-P 5-aminopentanol modification-associated protein YfmF: protein MVKLDQEIVEKMNGLSLHVVETKKYKTNTLVMKLKAPLTKEDVTHRALLPHVLQSGTNQYPSTTELRSYLDELYGASLGVDLTKKGEYHIITIRVEIANEVYLSDQTPLLEKGLSLLADIVQNPAQENGVFLASIVEKEKRALKQRIQSVFDDKMRYASLRLVEEMCKDEPYSLHANGQMEDVDQITPRSLFEYYQKSLREDEIDLYVVGDVSATELKSSVATLFKLEDRSPKIVSNPPITINKENEVIEEQDVKQGKLNVGYRTNITYQDPEYYALQVFNGIFGGFSHSKLFINVREKASLAYYAASRVESHKGLLMVMSGVDAKNYDQAVSIIKEQMIAMKNADFTDKELEQTKAVLVNQLLETIDTSRGLIEVLYNDVLAEVKQPIDEWLRKVKDVTKEQIIEAGKKIELDTIYFLKGKGEA from the coding sequence ATGGTGAAGCTTGATCAAGAGATTGTAGAAAAAATGAATGGATTATCACTTCATGTAGTGGAGACAAAAAAGTATAAGACCAATACCTTAGTCATGAAGCTTAAAGCTCCTTTAACTAAGGAGGACGTCACACACCGTGCATTGTTGCCACATGTGTTACAAAGTGGAACAAACCAATATCCAAGTACAACTGAGCTAAGAAGCTATTTAGATGAATTATACGGTGCTTCTCTTGGTGTTGATCTAACAAAAAAAGGTGAATATCATATCATTACCATTAGAGTGGAGATTGCTAATGAGGTTTATCTTTCAGATCAGACTCCCTTACTAGAGAAAGGGTTATCTTTACTAGCGGATATCGTTCAAAATCCTGCACAGGAAAATGGAGTATTTTTAGCATCCATAGTAGAGAAGGAAAAGCGTGCTTTAAAACAGAGAATACAATCTGTCTTTGATGACAAAATGAGGTATGCTAGTCTTCGTCTTGTAGAGGAAATGTGTAAGGATGAACCGTATTCACTTCATGCAAATGGACAAATGGAGGATGTGGATCAGATTACACCTCGATCTCTTTTTGAATATTATCAAAAATCATTAAGAGAAGATGAAATAGACCTATATGTAGTAGGAGACGTTAGTGCTACAGAATTAAAGAGTTCAGTTGCTACTTTATTTAAATTAGAAGATAGAAGTCCTAAAATTGTAAGTAACCCCCCAATTACCATTAATAAAGAAAATGAAGTGATTGAGGAACAGGATGTTAAGCAAGGAAAGCTCAATGTTGGTTACCGAACAAATATAACGTATCAGGACCCGGAATATTACGCTTTGCAAGTCTTTAATGGGATTTTTGGAGGGTTTTCTCACTCTAAGCTATTTATAAATGTTCGTGAGAAGGCAAGTCTAGCATATTATGCTGCCTCAAGAGTAGAGAGTCATAAAGGACTATTAATGGTGATGTCTGGTGTCGATGCTAAAAATTACGATCAAGCAGTTTCGATTATCAAAGAACAAATGATTGCTATGAAAAATGCTGATTTTACTGATAAGGAGTTAGAACAAACAAAAGCAGTGCTGGTTAATCAATTACTTGAGACGATTGATACGTCTAGAGGACTGATTGAGGTGTTGTATAACGACGTATTAGCAGAAGTAAAGCAACCTATTGATGAATGGCTTCGAAAGGTTAAAGACGTTACCAAAGAACAAATCATCGAAGCAGGAAAAAAGATTGAACTTGATACCATTTACTTCTTAAAAGGAAAGGGGGAAGCATAA
- the pgsA gene encoding CDP-diacylglycerol--glycerol-3-phosphate 3-phosphatidyltransferase, translating to MNLPNKITVSRIFLIPLFLIVTLVPFSWGEIRIGDYSLPVHHFVGALIFIIASCTDWIDGYYARKLNMVTNLGKFLDPLADKLLVSAALISLVELQLAPAWMVIVIISREFAVTGLRLVLAGEGEVVAANMLGKIKTWAQIIAVSALLLHNFPFVWLNIPFDMISLWFAVFITIYSGWDYFVKNKEVLLKSK from the coding sequence ATGAATTTACCAAATAAAATTACAGTTTCTCGAATTTTTCTTATACCATTATTCTTAATTGTGACACTTGTACCATTTTCATGGGGAGAGATTAGGATTGGTGACTACTCTTTACCGGTTCATCACTTTGTTGGAGCCCTAATTTTTATCATTGCGTCCTGTACGGACTGGATTGATGGATACTATGCTAGAAAGCTAAACATGGTGACTAATCTAGGGAAGTTCTTAGATCCACTTGCAGACAAGCTTCTTGTGTCTGCTGCGTTAATTTCTTTAGTGGAATTACAGCTAGCACCTGCATGGATGGTTATTGTAATTATTAGTCGTGAATTTGCTGTAACAGGACTTAGGCTTGTATTAGCAGGTGAGGGAGAGGTAGTTGCAGCCAATATGCTTGGGAAAATTAAGACTTGGGCACAAATTATTGCAGTGTCCGCATTATTGCTTCATAATTTTCCATTTGTTTGGCTGAATATCCCTTTTGACATGATATCTTTATGGTTTGCTGTTTTCATTACCATCTACTCTGGTTGGGATTATTTTGTGAAAAATAAAGAAGTCCTTCTTAAATCTAAATAG
- the ymfI gene encoding elongation factor P 5-aminopentanone reductase gives MVKKYALLTGASGGIGNAIARQLIKDDYAVYLHYYKNGEGLKQLQEEYKNHEIFLIKADLSISDGVNELLNQVHHPIDSLILNSGNSYVGLVTDMAIEEVTTMIQLHMTSPFLITQAILPKMISNKSGNIVFITSIWGEIGASCEALYSMVKGGQNTLVKALAKELAPSNIRVNAVAPGAINTSMLHVLDESDLGALIEEIPMGRLGKPEEIAHSVQFLLSKQASYINGQIISVNGAWHT, from the coding sequence ATGGTAAAAAAATATGCACTACTAACAGGCGCAAGTGGTGGAATTGGAAATGCTATTGCTCGGCAACTAATTAAAGATGATTATGCAGTTTATCTTCATTATTATAAAAATGGAGAGGGACTAAAACAACTTCAAGAAGAATATAAAAATCATGAGATCTTCTTAATAAAAGCAGATTTGTCAATTTCTGATGGTGTAAATGAATTATTAAATCAGGTACATCACCCAATTGACTCGTTGATTTTGAACAGTGGAAATAGCTATGTGGGACTAGTCACAGATATGGCTATTGAAGAGGTCACGACAATGATTCAGCTCCATATGACGAGTCCTTTTCTGATTACACAAGCCATCCTACCGAAGATGATTTCAAATAAATCGGGCAACATTGTATTTATAACTTCGATTTGGGGAGAGATTGGGGCTTCATGTGAGGCATTATATTCTATGGTTAAAGGTGGACAAAACACACTAGTAAAAGCCCTAGCAAAGGAGCTTGCACCATCCAATATAAGGGTGAATGCAGTAGCACCAGGTGCTATTAATACATCCATGCTTCACGTTCTAGACGAAAGTGATCTAGGTGCATTGATTGAAGAAATTCCGATGGGGAGGTTAGGAAAACCAGAGGAAATTGCCCATAGCGTTCAATTTCTCCTTTCAAAGCAAGCTTCTTATATAAATGGACAAATTATTTCTGTTAACGGTGCATGGCATACATAG
- a CDS encoding ABC transporter ATP-binding protein, which yields MEYVVEMLDIRKEFPGVVANDNITLTLRKGEIHALLGENGAGKSTLMGVLFGMYQPDRGKVRVNGNDVKISNPNVANRLGIGMVHQHFKLVDNFTVTENIILGSEPLKGMVMDIDKAAKRIEELSKHYGLNVDPHAKIEDISVGMQQRVEILKTLYRDAEVLILDEPTAVLTPAEIDELMKIMKNLINEGKSIIIITHKLKEIKAVADRCTVIRRGKSIGTVDVQQATEASLAEMMVGRHVSFKVEKEESKPGKVVLKVENISVKNSRKVMGLKNFSIEVKAGEILGIAGVEGNGQSELVEGITGLRKIESGSIYLNDEEVTNIPIRQRIEKGIAHIPEDRQKRGLVLDYKLEDNMVIEVYNKPPFSKNGLLNVSAIRSYAKNIIENFDVRAGEGAASLARGLSGGNQQKAIIGRELGLNPDLLIAVQPTRGLDVGSIEYIHKRLIEHRDKGKAVLLVSLELDEVLQLSDRIAIVNNGELVGVVNASETNENEVGLMMAGVSKEESKE from the coding sequence ATGGAGTATGTTGTAGAGATGCTGGATATCAGAAAAGAATTTCCTGGTGTTGTTGCCAATGACAATATAACGCTTACATTAAGGAAAGGTGAAATCCATGCATTGTTAGGTGAGAATGGTGCTGGAAAATCCACTTTAATGGGTGTTCTTTTTGGCATGTACCAACCAGACAGAGGAAAAGTTAGAGTTAATGGAAATGATGTGAAAATCTCTAATCCTAACGTTGCTAATCGACTTGGAATTGGGATGGTTCACCAACATTTTAAACTTGTTGATAATTTCACTGTAACTGAAAATATTATCCTTGGAAGCGAGCCTTTAAAGGGCATGGTAATGGATATAGATAAGGCTGCAAAACGAATTGAAGAATTATCAAAGCATTATGGTCTAAATGTTGATCCTCATGCAAAAATTGAGGATATCTCAGTCGGAATGCAGCAAAGGGTAGAGATTCTAAAAACACTTTATAGAGATGCAGAGGTTCTTATTCTTGATGAGCCAACTGCAGTTCTGACCCCAGCAGAGATTGATGAATTAATGAAAATTATGAAAAACCTAATTAACGAGGGAAAATCGATCATTATTATTACCCATAAGCTTAAAGAGATAAAAGCTGTAGCAGATCGTTGTACAGTTATTAGACGTGGGAAATCTATTGGAACAGTCGATGTGCAACAAGCTACAGAAGCAAGTCTTGCTGAAATGATGGTAGGTCGACATGTTTCCTTTAAAGTAGAAAAGGAAGAGAGTAAACCAGGTAAAGTGGTTTTAAAGGTTGAAAATATTTCTGTTAAAAATAGCAGAAAAGTAATGGGACTTAAAAACTTTTCAATTGAAGTTAAGGCTGGCGAAATCTTAGGAATCGCTGGGGTCGAGGGAAATGGTCAGAGTGAACTAGTTGAGGGAATAACAGGACTTAGAAAGATTGAATCTGGGTCTATTTATTTAAACGACGAAGAGGTTACCAATATACCTATTCGCCAGCGTATTGAAAAAGGGATTGCACATATTCCCGAAGATCGACAAAAACGTGGTCTCGTTTTAGATTATAAACTTGAGGATAATATGGTTATTGAAGTTTATAATAAGCCTCCGTTTTCTAAGAATGGTCTATTAAATGTGTCAGCAATTAGAAGTTATGCAAAAAACATTATCGAAAATTTTGATGTTCGTGCTGGAGAAGGTGCTGCTTCACTTGCAAGAGGATTATCTGGTGGAAATCAACAGAAAGCCATTATCGGAAGAGAACTCGGATTAAATCCTGACCTTTTAATCGCAGTACAGCCGACTCGTGGCCTAGATGTAGGTTCGATTGAATATATTCACAAAAGATTAATAGAACATCGTGATAAAGGAAAAGCGGTACTTTTAGTTTCATTAGAGTTAGACGAAGTTCTACAGCTATCCGATCGAATAGCCATCGTTAATAATGGGGAACTTGTTGGGGTTGTAAACGCGTCTGAAACCAATGAAAATGAAGTAGGCTTAATGATGGCAGGTGTCAGCAAGGAGGAAAGTAAGGAATGA
- a CDS encoding helix-turn-helix domain-containing protein — MTELGQHLKRAREERNITLEELQLITKIQRRYLQNVEEGNFDALPGIFYARAFVKQYAEAVGLDSEQVFEEFKNELPSAKKEAIPEQLSRVKRARAEVNTKDSKFLQLFPKILVTVIVIGIAFTVWKVSQTDPPADQVEEKPETETGAEVEENTKNPLQTGNTDSEEEETVTEEEETTEVEEEVVEPVQQFELVESSGRSFTYKLSNTNQFIVEVSTTGETWLDLRNGKNKKFFSGMLNTKADDQAPDRTTYDYTNETEAFVKLGKAMDSVLMINGQKVELPAEPKDVQEITIIFEKSAE, encoded by the coding sequence TTGACTGAACTAGGACAGCATTTAAAGCGAGCAAGGGAAGAGCGAAACATAACGCTCGAGGAGTTACAACTTATAACAAAAATCCAAAGGCGCTATTTACAAAATGTTGAGGAAGGTAACTTTGATGCGTTGCCAGGTATATTTTACGCGCGTGCTTTTGTCAAACAATATGCTGAAGCAGTTGGCTTAGATTCAGAACAAGTTTTTGAGGAATTTAAGAATGAGCTACCAAGTGCCAAAAAGGAAGCCATTCCAGAGCAACTTTCACGTGTTAAACGAGCAAGAGCAGAAGTAAATACGAAGGATTCAAAGTTTCTACAACTTTTCCCTAAAATTCTTGTAACGGTTATTGTAATTGGAATCGCCTTTACAGTTTGGAAAGTCTCACAAACTGATCCTCCTGCAGATCAAGTTGAGGAAAAACCTGAAACAGAAACAGGGGCAGAGGTTGAGGAAAATACTAAAAACCCGCTTCAGACAGGAAATACAGATTCTGAAGAAGAGGAAACAGTGACTGAAGAGGAAGAAACTACAGAGGTCGAGGAAGAAGTCGTTGAACCTGTTCAACAGTTTGAGCTTGTCGAATCCTCAGGTCGTAGTTTTACTTATAAATTATCTAATACTAATCAATTTATAGTCGAAGTATCAACTACTGGTGAAACATGGTTAGACTTAAGAAATGGCAAAAATAAAAAGTTCTTCAGTGGTATGCTTAATACAAAGGCAGATGACCAAGCTCCAGATCGAACAACCTATGATTATACAAATGAAACTGAAGCATTTGTTAAATTAGGTAAAGCTATGGACTCTGTATTAATGATTAATGGACAAAAAGTTGAATTGCCTGCTGAGCCTAAGGATGTGCAGGAAATTACGATTATATTTGAAAAGAGCGCTGAGTAA
- a CDS encoding YmfK family protein — protein sequence MAKKEWYLEYEIHKNRPGLLGDISSLLGMLSINIITINGVEDMRRGMLLLSDHHEQILRLESILQTMDNITVTKLREPKLRDRLAVRHGRYIQRDADDKKTFRFVRDELGLLVDFMAELFKKEGHKLVGIRGMPRVGKTESIVASSVCANKKWLFVSSTLLKQTIRSQLIEDEYNEENLFIIDGIVSTRRANERHWQLVREIMRLPATKVVEHPDIFVQHTEYTLDDFDYIIELRNQPDEEITYDVVDQQPFMSGDSSFSTFDF from the coding sequence ATGGCAAAGAAGGAATGGTATCTGGAGTATGAAATACATAAAAACCGCCCTGGCTTACTGGGTGACATCTCTTCTCTATTGGGAATGTTATCCATTAACATTATTACAATAAATGGTGTTGAGGATATGCGAAGAGGAATGCTTCTTTTATCAGATCATCATGAACAGATTTTAAGACTTGAATCAATACTACAAACTATGGATAATATAACCGTGACAAAGCTTCGTGAACCAAAGCTGCGCGATCGATTAGCAGTAAGGCATGGGAGATATATACAAAGAGATGCGGATGATAAAAAAACGTTTCGATTTGTGAGAGACGAGTTAGGGTTACTTGTAGATTTTATGGCAGAATTATTCAAAAAGGAAGGCCATAAGCTTGTCGGAATAAGAGGAATGCCTAGAGTTGGAAAGACTGAATCAATTGTTGCTTCTAGTGTATGTGCTAATAAAAAGTGGTTGTTTGTTTCCTCGACATTACTAAAACAGACCATACGTAGTCAATTAATTGAAGATGAGTACAATGAGGAGAACCTTTTCATTATTGATGGAATCGTATCGACGAGGCGAGCTAACGAACGACATTGGCAGCTTGTTAGAGAAATTATGCGACTGCCCGCTACAAAGGTAGTCGAGCATCCAGATATCTTCGTTCAGCATACTGAATATACGTTAGATGATTTTGATTATATTATTGAATTAAGAAATCAGCCTGATGAGGAAATTACTTATGATGTTGTAGACCAACAACCATTTATGTCAGGTGATTCATCGTTTTCAACTTTTGATTTTTAA
- a CDS encoding DUF3243 domain-containing protein yields MSVLDNWEQWKDFLANRLHHAQNEGMEQSTISDLAYQIGGYLAKQVNPQNDQEKVLADLWSVASPEEQHAIANMMVKLVQNDGSEGTTTTS; encoded by the coding sequence ATGTCTGTTTTAGATAACTGGGAACAATGGAAAGATTTCTTAGCAAATCGTCTTCACCATGCCCAAAACGAAGGTATGGAGCAAAGCACAATTTCTGATCTTGCTTACCAAATCGGTGGTTACTTAGCAAAGCAAGTTAACCCGCAAAATGATCAAGAAAAAGTTTTGGCTGATCTTTGGAGCGTTGCTTCACCAGAAGAACAGCATGCCATTGCAAACATGATGGTAAAATTAGTTCAAAATGATGGTAGTGAAGGCACAACAACTACTAGCTAA
- a CDS encoding competence/damage-inducible protein A, with amino-acid sequence MNAEIIAVGSELLLGQIANTNAQFLSKQLAEVGVNVYYHTVVGDNPERLKQSIKLAEARADLLIFTGGLGPTKDDLTKETIASVLGRKLVMDEEALHSIEEYFHKVNRIMTENNKKQALVLEGCDVLPNRFGMAPGMFLTSKEHHYMLLPGPPKEMQPMFIHFGRPAIMKELKIQEIIESRVLRFFGIGESQLETEITDLIDAQTNPTIAPLAADYEVTLRLTAKHQTLGEATLLLDEVEQQIMGRVGEYFYGYGETSLAREVMSLLQEKGLTLAAAESLTGGMFSQSLTKISGASKVVKGGIVCYTNDVKEHVLKVAPSTLEKEGAVSKQCSKELAENSKQLLNADIGISFTGVAGPDSLEGKPVGTVYIGISLPTNETKTFVVKLAGSREAIRERSVRYGLYYLIRELL; translated from the coding sequence ATGAATGCAGAGATTATTGCAGTCGGCTCTGAATTACTTCTTGGACAAATTGCTAATACTAATGCCCAGTTCTTATCTAAGCAACTTGCTGAAGTAGGGGTGAATGTATACTACCATACAGTAGTCGGAGATAATCCTGAAAGGCTCAAACAATCTATTAAACTTGCAGAAGCCCGAGCAGATCTCCTTATTTTTACTGGAGGACTAGGCCCTACAAAGGATGACCTAACAAAGGAAACCATTGCATCTGTTTTGGGTAGAAAGCTTGTCATGGATGAAGAAGCCCTTCATTCTATTGAGGAGTATTTTCATAAAGTGAATCGAATAATGACAGAAAATAATAAAAAGCAAGCCTTAGTATTAGAAGGTTGTGACGTTTTACCGAATCGATTTGGAATGGCACCAGGTATGTTCTTAACCTCAAAAGAACACCACTATATGCTATTACCTGGTCCGCCAAAGGAAATGCAACCGATGTTTATTCACTTTGGAAGACCGGCGATTATGAAGGAATTAAAGATCCAGGAAATAATTGAGTCCAGAGTTTTACGTTTTTTTGGAATCGGCGAATCACAATTAGAAACTGAGATTACAGATTTAATAGATGCCCAAACAAACCCCACGATTGCTCCTCTTGCTGCTGATTATGAAGTGACATTGAGATTAACAGCTAAGCATCAAACACTGGGAGAAGCAACTCTTTTATTAGACGAAGTGGAGCAGCAAATTATGGGACGAGTAGGTGAATACTTCTATGGTTATGGAGAGACGTCTCTTGCTAGAGAAGTAATGAGCCTGCTACAAGAAAAGGGATTAACCCTCGCTGCTGCGGAAAGCTTAACGGGTGGGATGTTTTCCCAAAGCCTTACTAAGATTTCCGGTGCCTCTAAGGTCGTTAAAGGGGGTATTGTGTGCTATACCAATGATGTTAAGGAACATGTCTTAAAAGTGGCTCCTAGCACGCTTGAAAAAGAAGGTGCCGTGAGTAAGCAATGTTCCAAGGAACTTGCTGAAAATAGTAAACAACTGCTAAATGCTGATATTGGGATTAGCTTCACAGGTGTTGCGGGTCCTGATTCCCTTGAGGGAAAGCCAGTGGGTACAGTGTATATAGGAATTTCTTTACCAACAAATGAAACAAAAACTTTTGTTGTTAAGCTTGCAGGCAGTAGGGAAGCCATTCGAGAGCGATCGGTCCGCTATGGACTATATTACTTAATAAGAGAACTTCTTTAA
- the yfmH gene encoding EF-P 5-aminopentanol modification-associated protein YfmH, with product MEKVVFEQLKEELYHETLSNGLQVYILPKQGFNKTYATFTTKYGSIDNRFVPLNGDEPVEVPDGIAHFLEHKLFEKEHEDVFQQFSKQGASANAFTSFTRTAYLFSSTSNVEQNLETLLDFVQAPYFTEKTVEKEKGIIGQEITMYDDNADWRLYFGVIQNMYKEHPVKIDIAGTVESIAKITKDLLYTCYETFYHPSNMLLFVVGPIDPENIMNQIRDNQAKKDYQAQAPIQRYFDEEPQQVAEKLQVLKMTVQSSKCLVGLKVANPNKSGEGLLRSELSTNVLLDMLFGKSSKNYDTLYNEGLIDDTFSFDYTEELGFGFGIIGGDTPQPDQLAETLKKMLMSYNDQLSEEYLERVKKKKIGSFLRALNSPEFIANQFTRYSFNEMNMFEVVKVLESLTLEDIKAGAAALIDEERMTVCQVVPK from the coding sequence ATGGAGAAGGTAGTATTTGAACAATTAAAGGAAGAATTATACCACGAAACGTTATCTAATGGATTACAAGTTTATATTTTACCTAAGCAAGGTTTCAACAAGACATATGCTACATTTACAACAAAGTATGGATCGATCGATAACCGTTTTGTTCCCTTAAATGGCGACGAACCAGTCGAAGTACCTGATGGTATTGCTCATTTTCTAGAACATAAGCTATTTGAAAAAGAGCATGAAGATGTGTTTCAACAGTTTAGTAAGCAAGGGGCGTCTGCAAATGCATTCACATCTTTTACAAGGACTGCATATTTATTTTCAAGCACATCTAACGTAGAACAGAATTTAGAAACTCTTCTTGATTTTGTTCAGGCGCCATATTTTACAGAGAAAACAGTTGAAAAGGAAAAAGGTATTATTGGTCAGGAGATTACGATGTACGACGATAATGCTGACTGGCGACTTTACTTTGGGGTAATTCAAAACATGTACAAAGAACACCCTGTTAAAATTGATATTGCAGGTACCGTTGAATCGATTGCAAAGATTACAAAGGATCTTCTTTATACTTGTTATGAAACGTTTTATCACCCAAGTAATATGCTTTTATTTGTTGTTGGTCCCATCGATCCTGAGAATATTATGAATCAAATTAGAGATAATCAAGCTAAAAAGGATTATCAAGCTCAAGCGCCAATTCAACGCTATTTTGATGAAGAACCTCAACAAGTTGCTGAAAAATTACAGGTCTTAAAAATGACGGTTCAATCCTCAAAGTGCTTAGTTGGTTTAAAAGTAGCAAATCCAAACAAATCTGGAGAAGGCTTATTAAGATCTGAGCTCTCAACTAATGTATTACTTGATATGTTATTTGGAAAAAGCTCAAAAAATTATGATACCTTATACAATGAGGGCCTTATCGATGATACCTTCTCCTTTGATTACACAGAAGAGTTAGGATTTGGCTTTGGTATAATCGGTGGAGATACTCCACAACCAGATCAACTAGCTGAGACACTCAAAAAGATGTTGATGTCTTATAACGATCAGCTTTCAGAGGAATACCTAGAGAGAGTAAAAAAGAAGAAAATTGGATCGTTCCTAAGGGCGTTAAATTCACCAGAATTTATCGCAAACCAATTTACAAGATACTCCTTTAATGAAATGAATATGTTTGAAGTGGTGAAGGTATTAGAATCACTAACTTTGGAAGACATAAAAGCGGGTGCAGCTGCATTAATTGATGAGGAAAGAATGACGGTATGTCAGGTTGTACCAAAGTAA
- a CDS encoding ABC transporter permease: MKNTIISLLAVVLGLLAGAILMFLIGSNPVEGYTYLFQGGLKNMERIGNTLATAAPLVFTGLSVAFAFRTGLFNIGAAGQMLIGGFFATAIGLSFDLPRPLLLSLMVVGGFVGGALWAYVPGLLKAKFNVHEVVSTIMMNWIAYWTVYYTIPAYFKGEFLETESAKLPDAATLKVPFLSELFAGSYINMGIFFGIVAVLVIAFIIDRTTLGFELKAVGFNRHSAEYAGMSVNRSIILSMAISGGLAGLAGVIQYTGNANSLQIGIMPTQGFDGIAVALLGNNTPVGVLFAALFFGILYSGTGFMNAMTEIPPEIANTIIAIIIYFAATSVLIERLLRKYFNKRTEKENVNTAVKKGDS; encoded by the coding sequence ATGAAAAATACCATAATTTCTCTATTAGCTGTAGTGTTAGGACTATTAGCTGGAGCGATTTTAATGTTTTTAATTGGTAGTAATCCAGTGGAAGGGTACACATACCTATTTCAAGGTGGATTGAAAAATATGGAGAGGATTGGTAATACTTTAGCTACTGCAGCACCACTAGTATTTACTGGATTATCAGTAGCATTTGCTTTCCGTACAGGTCTATTTAACATTGGAGCAGCTGGTCAAATGTTAATAGGTGGCTTTTTTGCTACAGCAATTGGTCTTAGCTTCGATTTACCTAGACCTCTTCTACTTAGTTTAATGGTAGTAGGAGGATTTGTTGGAGGAGCTCTTTGGGCATATGTTCCTGGACTTCTTAAAGCTAAATTTAATGTTCATGAAGTTGTGTCAACAATTATGATGAACTGGATCGCCTATTGGACAGTTTATTATACGATTCCAGCTTATTTTAAAGGTGAATTCTTAGAAACGGAATCTGCAAAGTTACCGGATGCAGCAACTCTAAAAGTACCATTTCTCTCTGAGTTATTTGCCGGTTCTTATATAAATATGGGGATTTTCTTTGGTATAGTTGCAGTCCTTGTAATTGCTTTTATTATTGATCGTACAACTCTAGGCTTTGAGTTAAAAGCTGTTGGTTTTAATCGTCACTCTGCTGAATATGCAGGAATGTCTGTTAATCGTAGTATCATATTATCAATGGCTATATCTGGTGGACTAGCGGGTCTAGCCGGGGTGATTCAATATACAGGTAATGCAAACAGCTTACAAATCGGGATTATGCCGACTCAAGGGTTTGATGGAATTGCTGTTGCACTACTTGGAAACAACACACCTGTTGGAGTATTATTTGCAGCCCTTTTCTTTGGAATATTATATTCCGGGACAGGCTTTATGAATGCTATGACTGAAATCCCACCTGAAATTGCAAATACAATCATAGCCATTATCATTTACTTTGCAGCAACTAGTGTACTAATTGAACGCTTACTTCGTAAGTACTTCAACAAGCGTACTGAAAAAGAAAATGTGAATACCGCCGTTAAGAAGGGGGACTCATAA